From Anopheles arabiensis isolate DONGOLA chromosome 3, AaraD3, whole genome shotgun sequence, a single genomic window includes:
- the LOC120901967 gene encoding uncharacterized protein LOC120901967 isoform X1 — MRKNSFQPITTQHTTKQTTAMSVLRTLTLLAIGATVVLAQRRLALPDPRSCANRVRHATYRDARGVAHSYFFSWEHAPTRSLEVDWLDARNICRRHCMDAVSMETPQENEFIKQRIARGNVRYIWTSGRKCNFAGCDRPDLQPPNENGWFWSGSGVKIGPTTQRNTGDWSYTGGYGQQQPDNREAAQGNDESCLSILNNFYNDGLKWHDVACHHLKPFVCEDSDELLNFVRSRNPGIRL, encoded by the exons CAAACTACCGCCATGTCTGTACTGCGGACACTGACACTGTTGGCCATCGGTGCCACTGTCGTGCTGGCCCAGCGTCGCCTAGCCCTGCCAGATCCCCGAAGCTGCGCCAACC GTGTACGACATGCGACGTACCGTGATGCCCGCGGAGTAGCGCATTCGTACTTCTTCAGCTGGGAACACGCGCCGACCCGCAGCCTGGAGGTTGACTGGCTCGATGCCCGTAACATCTGCCGACGACACTGCATGGATGCCGTCTCGATGGAGACGCCCCAGGAGAACGAGTTCATCAAGCAGCGCATCGCCCGTGGTAACGTTCGCTACATCTGGACGTCTGGGCGCAAGTGTAACTTTGCCGGATGCGATCGTCCGGATCTGCAGCCCCCGAACGAGAACGGCTGGTTCTGGTCCGGCTCGGGCGTCAAGATTGGACCGACCACGCAGCGCAACACTGGCGACTGGAGCTACACCGGCGGATACGGCCAACAGCAACCGGACAACCGTGAGGCGGCTCAG GGTAACGATGAATCGTGCCTGTCGATCCTGAACAACTTCTACAACGATGGGCTGAAGTGGCACGACGTTGCCTGTCACCATCTGAAGCCGTTCGTGTGCGAAGATTCGGACGAGCTGCTGAACTTTGTTCGCTCCCGCAACCCGGGCATCCGTCTGTAA
- the LOC120901967 gene encoding uncharacterized protein LOC120901967 isoform X2 codes for MSVLRTLTLLAIGATVVLAQRRLALPDPRSCANRVRHATYRDARGVAHSYFFSWEHAPTRSLEVDWLDARNICRRHCMDAVSMETPQENEFIKQRIARGNVRYIWTSGRKCNFAGCDRPDLQPPNENGWFWSGSGVKIGPTTQRNTGDWSYTGGYGQQQPDNREAAQGNDESCLSILNNFYNDGLKWHDVACHHLKPFVCEDSDELLNFVRSRNPGIRL; via the exons ATGTCTGTACTGCGGACACTGACACTGTTGGCCATCGGTGCCACTGTCGTGCTGGCCCAGCGTCGCCTAGCCCTGCCAGATCCCCGAAGCTGCGCCAACC GTGTACGACATGCGACGTACCGTGATGCCCGCGGAGTAGCGCATTCGTACTTCTTCAGCTGGGAACACGCGCCGACCCGCAGCCTGGAGGTTGACTGGCTCGATGCCCGTAACATCTGCCGACGACACTGCATGGATGCCGTCTCGATGGAGACGCCCCAGGAGAACGAGTTCATCAAGCAGCGCATCGCCCGTGGTAACGTTCGCTACATCTGGACGTCTGGGCGCAAGTGTAACTTTGCCGGATGCGATCGTCCGGATCTGCAGCCCCCGAACGAGAACGGCTGGTTCTGGTCCGGCTCGGGCGTCAAGATTGGACCGACCACGCAGCGCAACACTGGCGACTGGAGCTACACCGGCGGATACGGCCAACAGCAACCGGACAACCGTGAGGCGGCTCAG GGTAACGATGAATCGTGCCTGTCGATCCTGAACAACTTCTACAACGATGGGCTGAAGTGGCACGACGTTGCCTGTCACCATCTGAAGCCGTTCGTGTGCGAAGATTCGGACGAGCTGCTGAACTTTGTTCGCTCCCGCAACCCGGGCATCCGTCTGTAA
- the LOC120900205 gene encoding protein gustavus, with protein sequence MEVARKRYKSSRGPVLRSSERRRPQSISSSTPALLPRVVLNRIDPRDCEQRIRVSYKVAIRSTRSSRTNNTSSSHSGMNMGQKISGSVKTVSRDQPSPFIPKIPRELAAHFQRPARLDVLLDMPPAPRETQLKYSWNSEDRSLNVFVKEDDKMTFHRHPVAQSTDCIRGKVGFTKGLHVWEVFWSTRQRGTHAVIGVATAEAPLHSVGYQSLVGLNEHSWGWDLGRNKLFHNSKSCPGVTYPAILKSEETFLVPDKFLVALDMDEGTLSFIVDGQYLGVAFKGLKGRKLYPIVSAVWGHCEITMKYIGGLDPEPLPLMDLCRRVIRQRIGRTYLEERIPNLALPQSMKTYLLYRDRR encoded by the exons ATACAAATCTAGCCGGGGTCCGGTGTTAAGGTCAAGCGAACGTCGCCGTCCACAGAGTATATCGTCATCCACCCCTGCACTACTGCCGCGCGTGGTCCTGAACCGCATCGATCCGAGAGACTGCGAGCAGCGCATTCGCGTGTCGTACAAGGTTGCCATCCGTAGCACCAGAAGCAGTCGCAcaaacaacaccagcagcagtcacAGTGGCATGAATATGGGCCAAAAAATCAGTGGCAGCGTCAAAACGGTCAGCCGCGATCAGCCGTCCCCGTTCATTCCGAAGATTCCCCGCGAACTGGCCGCTCACTTCCAGCGCCCCGCTCGGCTGGACGTCCTGCTCGATATGCCACCGGCACCGCGAGAAACGCAGCTCAAATATTCCTGGAACTCGGAGGACCGATCGCTAAACGTGTTCGTCAAGGAGGATGACAAAATGACCTTCCACCGACATCCGGTGGCACAAAGCACAGACTGCATACGGGGCAAGGTGGGCTTCACCAAGGGCTTGCACGTGTGGGAGGTGTTCTGGTCGACACGGCAGCGCGGAACGCACGCAGTGATCGGAGTGGCGACCGCGGAAGCACCCCTGCACTCCGTAGGTTATCAAAGCTTAGTCGGCCTGAACGAGCACAGCTGGGGCTGGGACCTGGGACGCAATAAACTGTTCCACAACTCCAAGTCCTGCCCGGGTGTCACCTATCCTGCGATACTGAAGTCGGAGGAAACGTTTCTGGTGCCGGACAAGTTCCTCGTCGCACTCGACATGGACGAGGGTACGCTCAGCTTTATCGTCGATGGCCAGTATTTAGGTGTGGCGTTCAAGGGACTGAAGGGGCGTAAACTTTACCCGATCGTATCGGCCGTCTGGGGGCACTGTGAAATAACGATGAAATATATTGGCGGCTTGGACC CCGAACCGCTACCACTAATGGATCTCTGCAGGCGCGTCATCCGCCAGAGAATCGGCCGGACGTATCTAGAGGAACGTATACCAAACCTAGCCCTGCCGCAATCGATGAAAACCTATCTATTGTACCGGGATCGAAGATAA